Below is a window of Pseudomonadota bacterium DNA.
GGCGCCCATCCTCCTGAGTTCCGCTGCATGCATCATCCTGTTTTCGAAAATAGTTTCCGTTATTGCACTCACGCCTCTTGAAACACTCATAAGCGCCATAAACTGTGCCTGCATATCAGTAGGAAAGCCCGGATAAGGGGCTGTTTTTATATCCACCGCCACCGGCTGTTTTCTTGACATGGAAGTTTTTATCGTGCTGCCGTCTTCTGTAATATCCATGCCCGCCTCTTTTAACTTTTCAACAATAGGCATTACGTGCATCGGGTCGCACCCTTCAATAACAATGCTGCCCCTTGTTATTCCACAGGCAACAAGGAATGTGCCTGTCTCAATCCTGTCCGGTATAACATTATAATCACAGGGAGTCAGTTCATCAACGCCTTTTATCCTGACAATCTCTGTCCCTTCTCCTTCAATTTTCGCCCCCATTTTTTTCAACATGCGTGCAAGGTCAACCACTTCCGGCTCACGGGCTGCATTTTCTATGATTGTTTCTCCCTTTGCCTTAACTGCCGCCATTAAAATGTTTTCCGTACCGCCCACTGTCGTCGTATCAAAGTGTATTATTGCGCCCTTCATCTTTTTTGCTGTCACATCCACGTATCCCTTTTTAACCTTCACATCGCAACCAAGCGTTGAAAGCCCCTTCAGGTGTAGGTTTATCGGTCTCTCCCCTATTGCACACCCGCCGGGATATGACACCGTTGCCTTTTGTAACCCGCCGATGAGCGCACCAAGGACAAGCACGGAGGCTCTCATCTCCTTTACAAGCTCATATGGCGCAACATGATTATCAACGCCCCGCGAGTCCACCTTCAGTGTATCGTGTCCGGACCAGACGGCATTGCTGCCCAGAAGGTTGATAAGTCGCAACATGGTCTCCACATCTTTCAGGCGCGGCACGTTGGTAATATTATAGATACCTTTTTGAAGAATGGTTGCTGCAAGGAGCGGCAAAACAGCGTTTTTTGATCCGCTGATTTTTACTGTTCCACCGAGCCTTTCTCCGCCTTCTATCACAAATTTATTCATGCGCCTTCAATTACCCTTTCCCTTCCGGATAAGTCCGTTTTCAGGGTTGTTTTAAAACCCAGAGATTCTAACATATTTCTCACTTTTCGGCCCTGTAAATTACTGCCGATCTCACATAAAACGTGCCCGTTCTTTTTCAGATAATACGGCAGTCCGGCCACAAACCTTGCATAAACCTCCACGCCTTCTTCCCCGCCGTAAAGCGCAATCCTCGGCTCAAAGGCCTTTACATCTTCTGCCAGATCATTCCATTCCTGTTGAGAAATATACGGCAGG
It encodes the following:
- the murA gene encoding UDP-N-acetylglucosamine 1-carboxyvinyltransferase — encoded protein: MNKFVIEGGERLGGTVKISGSKNAVLPLLAATILQKGIYNITNVPRLKDVETMLRLINLLGSNAVWSGHDTLKVDSRGVDNHVAPYELVKEMRASVLVLGALIGGLQKATVSYPGGCAIGERPINLHLKGLSTLGCDVKVKKGYVDVTAKKMKGAIIHFDTTTVGGTENILMAAVKAKGETIIENAAREPEVVDLARMLKKMGAKIEGEGTEIVRIKGVDELTPCDYNVIPDRIETGTFLVACGITRGSIVIEGCDPMHVMPIVEKLKEAGMDITEDGSTIKTSMSRKQPVAVDIKTAPYPGFPTDMQAQFMALMSVSRGVSAITETIFENRMMHAAELRRMGADVKVIGNTAIVRGVKMLSGAKVMASDLRASASLVLAGLAAYGITQISRIYHIDRGYESIEEKLTKLGAKIERRKDEGLGS